One Coffea arabica cultivar ET-39 chromosome 5c, Coffea Arabica ET-39 HiFi, whole genome shotgun sequence DNA window includes the following coding sequences:
- the LOC113690198 gene encoding equilibrative nucleotide transporter 3-like, with protein MDTDNGSGGGPVRLEGKFAAMAVCWLLGNGCLFSWNSMLTIEDYYVYLFPSYHPSRVLTLVYQPFALGTLAVLAYNEAKIDTRKRNLFGYSLFFVSTLLVLVLDLATSGRGGIGTFIGICVVSGAFGIADAHVQGGMVGDLSFMLPEFIQSFLAGLAASGALTSALRLITKAAFENSKDGLRKGAILFFAVSTFFELLCVLLYAFVFPKLPIVKYYRSKAASEGSKTVSADLAAGGIHRQPEQVGQDPKQPERLSNKQLLVQNIDYALDMFLIYVLTLSIFPGFLSEDTGSHSLGSWYALVLIAMYNVWDLIGRCIPLWKRIKLESRRGLTTAILSRFLLIPAFYFTAKYGDQGWMITLTSFLGLSNGYLTVCVLTSAPKGYKGPEQNALGNILVLFLLGGISAGVTLDWLWLIGKGW; from the exons ATGGATACAGATAATGGAAGTGGAGGTGGTCCAGTTAGGCTTGAG GGAAAATTTGCTGCAATGGCAGTCTGTTGGCTTCTTGGAAATGGCTGCTTGTTTTCTTGGAATAGTATGCTGACAATAGAGGATTATTATGTCTACTTATTTCCG AGTTACCATCCCTCAAGGGTTCTTACTCTTGTATATCAGCCATTTGCACTAGGAACCCTGGCAGTGCTAGCATACAATGAGGCAAAGATCGATACAAGAAAGAGAAATCTTTTTGGATACAGTCTTTTCTTTGTTAGCACGCTTTTAGTACTTGTT CTGGATTTAGCCACATCTGGAAGGGGTGGAATTGGAACATTTATTGGAATTTGTGTTGTCAGCGGTGCTTTTGGAATCGCTGATGCTCATGTTCAGGGTGGAATGGTCGGAGATCTCTCATTCATGCTACCAGAGTTCATTCAG TCTTTTCTGGCGGGGTTAGCTGCATCTGGCGCACTAACATCTGCTTTGAGGTTGATTACCAAAGCGGCATTTGAAAATTCCAAGGATGGCCTTCGAAAGGGAGCCA TTCTATTCTTTGCTGTTTCAACATTCTTTGAGCTTCTCTGTGTCCTTCTTTACGCATTTGTCTTCCCCAAGCTACCAATCGTGAAGTACTATCGTTCTAAGGCAGCCTCAGAGGGATCAAAAACTGTTTCTGCTGACCTTGCTGCAGGCGGAATTCATAGGCAGCCTGAACAA GTTGGTCAAGATCCTAAACAGCCCGAAAGATTGAGCAACAAACAACTACTAGTTCAGAACATTGATTATGCATTAGATATGTTTCTGATATACGTTCTAACACTCTCTATATTCCCTGGATTTTTATCCGAGGATACTGGATCACACAGCTTGGGAAGCTG GTATGCCCTTGTCTTGATTGCAATGTATAATGTCTGGGATCTCATAGGTAGATGTATACCTCTTTGGAAACGCATAAAGCTGGAATCGCGCCGGGGACTTACAACAGCAATTCTCTCTAGATTCTTGCTCATTCCTGCCTTCTATTTCACAGCTAAGTATGGTGATCAGGGCTGGATGATAACGCTTACCTCTTTTCTGGGGTTAAGTAATGGCTACCTTACAGTGTGTGTCCTTACTTCTGCCCCAAAGGGATACAAG GGACCAGAACAGAATGCCTTGGGAAATATACTAGTATTGTTTCTCCTAGGAGGTATATCTGCAGGGGTTACTCTTGATTGGTTATGGCTCATAGGCAAAGGCTGGTGA